Genomic DNA from Pelosinus sp. UFO1:
AAGTATAGCAAATAAAATCAACATCATTCATCATAAAATAAAAATATTTTAATTAGTAATCTAGTTATATGAATTACTAAAACTTTTAGGGGGTAAAAAATATGGAAAAGAAGAATATTGCCATATTGTTTGGTGGAAATTCAACAGAACATGAAGTTTCTTTGCAATCAGCAAAGAATGTAATTGGCGCAATTGATAAAGAAAAATATGAAATTACTTTAATTGGTATAGACAAAGATGGACAATGGTATTTATGTGATAATGAAGATTTTTTGGTCAATGAGCATAACCCAAAAGAAATTAAACTGAAACATACGGAGATTTCTGTTGTCTTACAGCAAGGGAAGGTAGAACAACAACTTTTGTGCTTTGGAAAAACCAGTTTTACAAAAAGTATTGATGTGGTTTTTCCTATCCTCCATGGGGCATGTGGCGAGGATGGAACAGTACAAGGGTTGTTAAAACTAGCCAATTTAGCTTTCGTAGGCCCTAGTCTTTTGGGTTCAGCGATTGGTATGGATAAGGATGTTACGAAACGCTTACTCAGAGATGCTGGAATCCCCACTGCGAAATGTTTGACATACAAAAAGTGGGAGCAGGGCAAGATGAAATTTACTAAGGTAGTAGAAGAATTAGGGCTGCCGATTTTTGTGAAACCTGCCAACCTTGGCTCTTCAGTAGGAATTAATAAGGTCAGAAATGAAGATGAATTCTGTAAGGCGATTCAAGAAGCCTTTGCCTTTGATAGTAAAATCTTGCTAGAGGAGTTTATCCAGGGGCAGGAGATTGAATGTGCCGTTTTAGGCAATGAAACTCCCGATGCTTCTATCCTCGGAGCAGTGATTCCGCAACAAGATTTTTACTCCTACGATGCAAAATATATTGATGATAAAGGAGCCAACTTGCAAATTCCTGCACAACTTTCAAGTGAATTGACTTATAGGATGCAAGAGCTTGCTAAAAAAGCCTTCCAAGTGTTATGCTGTGAAGGAATGGCTCGGGTTGATTTTTTCTTAACGAAAGAATCTGCAATTTATATTAATGAGATTAATACAATCCCAGGTTTTACAGCAATCAGCATGTATCCTAAGCTTTGGGAATATAGTGGCATTGCTTATAAAGACCTAATTGATAAACTAATTCAGCTAGCTTTAGAAAGATATCAAAGAGAAGAAGCATTACAAAAAAAATATTTTTAAATCAGTAAAGCAGTCAGGAATATTCCTGACTGCTTTGTTAAAATGGGTAACCTTGCTATATTACTTGACAATCATGACAGGGATAGGAGAATACTGAGATACATTCGCACTAATACTGCCTAAGAAAAATTCACTAATGCCACTCAGACCTCTTGAGCCGATAACAATTAAATCATAACTATCGTTTTTGACAAGGGATAATACACGTTCTGCTGGATGGCCAAATTCTAAAGTGGCTTCAAAGTTAGGGTATTCAGCCATTCTTTCCTTTGCCAGTTCAATGATTTTATAACCTGTTGTTTCCACTTCCTCAATATTAATAGAGAGAAAAGGTACTTCACCATTGATCCCAATGGTTGGTAGGGTATAATGGGCCTGCACCACATGAACAATACTGATCCTACTATGGAATTGCTTTCCTAATGCACAGGCATAATCTAAAGCACGCCAGGCTGCCTCAGAGCCATCAACAGGGACCAAAATTTTATCAAACATCACTAACACCTCCATTTAATACTAGGACTGAAAGTGATACTCTAGTTACATATAGTGTAACATAAAGACGTTCAAAGTGATATAAAAATCCGATAATTTAGTTAAAAGGTAAATTGTAGGGAAAGAGGGAATAGTATAATTAGTTATCAGATTTATGAGGAGGGGATTTTTGTGGAATCGACAGTGATGATTGCTAACATTGCATTTATTTTAGCTATTTTAGCTGGAGTTATAATGACAATAATCGGTTTGCCTGGTAATCTTGTTATTCTTTTAACTGGCCTTCTATATGGTTATTATGACCATTTTGATAAGATGGACTATGCTATTTTGGTGATTGTACTGGGAATTTTTATTATTGCTGAAATCATTGAGTTCGTTGCGGGGGTAGTCGGGGCAAAAAAAGAAAAAGCCTCTAAACGGGCAATGTTTGCCACGTTTATCGGCACCATAGTAGGAGGCATATGGGGGACGGCCATTTTACCAGTGCTTGGCTCTTTATTGGGCGCGTTATGTGGGGCTTTTATTGCAACTGCCGTGGCAGAATATA
This window encodes:
- a CDS encoding DUF456 domain-containing protein; this translates as MESTVMIANIAFILAILAGVIMTIIGLPGNLVILLTGLLYGYYDHFDKMDYAILVIVLGIFIIAEIIEFVAGVVGAKKEKASKRAMFATFIGTIVGGIWGTAILPVLGSLLGALCGAFIATAVAEYSKTKDLDQAKRVGKSVLKGQIIAIIIKSTAAVSMAILLLYQLNWH
- the ddlA gene encoding D-alanine--D-alanine ligase; the protein is MEKKNIAILFGGNSTEHEVSLQSAKNVIGAIDKEKYEITLIGIDKDGQWYLCDNEDFLVNEHNPKEIKLKHTEISVVLQQGKVEQQLLCFGKTSFTKSIDVVFPILHGACGEDGTVQGLLKLANLAFVGPSLLGSAIGMDKDVTKRLLRDAGIPTAKCLTYKKWEQGKMKFTKVVEELGLPIFVKPANLGSSVGINKVRNEDEFCKAIQEAFAFDSKILLEEFIQGQEIECAVLGNETPDASILGAVIPQQDFYSYDAKYIDDKGANLQIPAQLSSELTYRMQELAKKAFQVLCCEGMARVDFFLTKESAIYINEINTIPGFTAISMYPKLWEYSGIAYKDLIDKLIQLALERYQREEALQKKYF
- a CDS encoding universal stress protein; amino-acid sequence: MFDKILVPVDGSEAAWRALDYACALGKQFHSRISIVHVVQAHYTLPTIGINGEVPFLSINIEEVETTGYKIIELAKERMAEYPNFEATLEFGHPAERVLSLVKNDSYDLIVIGSRGLSGISEFFLGSISANVSQYSPIPVMIVK